A stretch of the Sulfurimonas sp. HSL3-1 genome encodes the following:
- a CDS encoding 2Fe-2S iron-sulfur cluster-binding protein, giving the protein MSEMINFTIDGRNVSAKKGETILKVARREGIYIPTMCYLEKTNPAASCRLCVVEAEGVDGMVLSCQTPPTEGLAVITNNNVLHEERTNIMRLYDVNHPLECGVCDKSGACDLQNKTLEFNVGSQNFTAKEQSRKIEHWGLINYDPNLCIMCEKCTHVCNEVIGDDAIELKFGGYKSTIIPKNSEQLDCTFCGECIAVCPVGALVSADFQYKANAWELERIPSTCAHCSAGCALEYEVKTSGAAKPGEERIFRVTNNFEFASLCGAGRFGFDFDVKGEKEGKAFVAALEAIKSAEAIRFSSIITNEEALILQRIKEKTGLKLYNEDARRYGAFVNAFGSTADGKAELATMADLKASDGIIVLGSRIGTDNPALRYAMTTAARHRGAKIVYMHPLEDALMQNIVTQFIKYEVGTEEGVMALLAQALLADAETNKTTEAFLAALDDGYLSAESNVGEEELALIGKQFKRAKAKTLVLGSDLFAHPRAENIAKLAGLLARFGGYRVVVAAAEVNSVGVSLICDLDADSGSNSGVVGYNAAGDFVIAADSDADLTVAAMNQQEGTVVNLDRQLLPMNVAVGFDGYVLNDLANALGVGKRYTIDFTPELPAEKGFKRLAFDALENFYSPLGEDTRGYRLEKVKKPAAQQCDEVEDLPEFNGTVVYACNPVLQFNQFTARTAQLEKTSELRGSEQFAVAARLKDGDLVVIGSGDAARERRFVIDSSLKGTIALEPTFDRGLSVDPGAYRFEKVNIMKASNDE; this is encoded by the coding sequence ATGAGTGAAATGATCAACTTTACCATTGACGGCCGCAACGTCAGTGCGAAAAAGGGCGAAACCATTCTCAAGGTCGCCCGCCGCGAGGGGATCTACATCCCGACGATGTGTTACCTGGAAAAAACGAACCCGGCGGCGTCATGCCGTCTGTGCGTCGTGGAAGCTGAGGGCGTCGACGGGATGGTCCTGAGCTGCCAGACGCCTCCGACCGAGGGGCTGGCCGTCATTACCAACAACAACGTCCTGCACGAAGAGCGTACGAACATCATGCGCCTCTACGACGTCAACCACCCGCTTGAGTGCGGGGTCTGCGACAAATCGGGTGCGTGCGACCTGCAGAACAAGACGCTGGAGTTCAATGTCGGCTCGCAGAACTTTACGGCGAAAGAGCAGTCGCGCAAGATCGAGCACTGGGGGCTGATCAACTACGATCCGAACCTCTGCATCATGTGCGAGAAGTGTACGCACGTCTGTAACGAGGTGATTGGCGACGATGCCATCGAACTCAAATTCGGCGGCTACAAATCGACGATCATCCCGAAAAACAGCGAGCAGCTCGACTGTACCTTCTGCGGCGAGTGTATCGCCGTTTGTCCGGTCGGCGCGCTGGTGAGCGCGGACTTCCAGTACAAGGCCAACGCCTGGGAACTGGAACGTATCCCCTCCACCTGTGCCCACTGTTCCGCGGGCTGCGCCCTGGAGTACGAAGTGAAGACCTCTGGCGCCGCCAAGCCGGGCGAAGAGCGCATCTTCCGCGTCACGAACAACTTTGAATTCGCCTCCCTCTGCGGGGCGGGACGTTTCGGCTTCGACTTCGATGTCAAAGGCGAAAAAGAGGGCAAAGCATTCGTGGCGGCCCTGGAAGCCATCAAAAGCGCCGAGGCGATCCGCTTCTCCTCGATCATCACCAACGAAGAGGCGCTGATCCTGCAGCGGATCAAGGAGAAGACGGGCCTCAAGCTCTATAACGAGGATGCGCGCCGCTACGGCGCCTTTGTCAACGCCTTCGGTTCGACGGCGGACGGCAAGGCCGAACTCGCTACAATGGCCGACCTCAAGGCCAGCGACGGCATCATCGTGCTGGGCAGCCGCATCGGGACCGACAACCCGGCGCTGCGCTACGCGATGACGACGGCGGCCCGCCACCGCGGGGCGAAGATCGTCTACATGCATCCGCTCGAGGATGCGCTGATGCAGAACATTGTGACGCAGTTCATCAAGTACGAAGTCGGAACCGAAGAGGGTGTCATGGCGCTGCTGGCGCAGGCGCTGCTCGCGGATGCCGAAACGAACAAGACGACCGAGGCCTTCCTCGCGGCGCTCGATGACGGCTACCTCAGTGCGGAGAGCAACGTCGGCGAAGAGGAACTGGCCCTGATCGGCAAGCAGTTCAAACGCGCCAAGGCGAAAACCCTCGTCCTGGGCAGTGACCTCTTCGCCCATCCGCGCGCGGAAAACATCGCGAAACTGGCCGGTCTGCTGGCGCGTTTCGGCGGCTACAGAGTCGTCGTCGCGGCGGCAGAGGTCAATAGCGTCGGGGTTTCACTGATCTGTGACCTGGATGCAGACAGCGGCAGCAATAGCGGCGTCGTCGGCTACAACGCGGCGGGCGATTTCGTCATTGCGGCGGATAGCGATGCGGATCTGACGGTGGCGGCGATGAATCAGCAGGAGGGAACGGTGGTCAACCTCGACCGTCAGCTCCTGCCGATGAACGTCGCCGTCGGGTTCGACGGCTACGTGCTCAATGACCTGGCCAACGCCCTGGGTGTCGGCAAACGCTACACCATCGATTTCACGCCGGAACTGCCGGCGGAAAAAGGGTTCAAGCGGCTTGCCTTCGATGCCCTGGAGAACTTCTACTCTCCACTGGGCGAGGACACGCGCGGGTACCGTCTGGAGAAGGTCAAGAAACCGGCGGCGCAGCAGTGCGACGAGGTTGAGGATCTTCCGGAGTTCAACGGGACAGTCGTTTACGCCTGCAACCCGGTCCTGCAGTTCAACCAGTTTACGGCGCGTACGGCGCAGCTGGAGAAAACATCGGAGCTGCGCGGCAGCGAACAGTTTGCGGTTGCGGCACGCCTCAAAGACGGCGACCTTGTCGTGATCGGCAGCGGTGATGCGGCCCGCGAACGCCGATTTGTCATCGATTCCAGCCTGAAGGGGACTATTGCCCTTGAACCGACCTTCGATCGCGGTCTCTCCGTAGACCCGGGGGCCTACAGGTTTGAGAAAGTCAATATTATGAAAGCGAGCAATGATGAGTAA
- a CDS encoding FAD-dependent oxidoreductase → MSKVYFSTWKSEQINNIGKSEAAWEESAYKLPMQYNEHSDAKAFIGWDGVALYDPEVDVVRLATEYAAQYQVYSEACGRCAPGRWGGRILYDLLDKIARGEGALSDMDHLKEVARNMQLTSKCEIGKTVPNPLLDLMTHFEADFLECIDGQKPSKHYNEEVGYIAKITAPCTDACPAHVDIPAYIEGVRDLRFDDSLMATRQTMPLAHTCGRVCPHPCEDECRRTNLDEPIAIMELKRLGADYETDHGFGFFHPSEQKPATGKKVAVIGAGPAGLTTAYYLALEGVHCDVYEELPVLGGEVTVGVPEYRMPWDKYEKDIEAVKDLGVNFITNSRVSAEMMRRFEEEYDAVMVATGTRISKKVRCDNERPEITGYWGAIDFLDRVNLYVKFGITLTEEQKKEYAIDKEYVDLTGKTVVCVGGGFTSMDVVRCSIRAGAKRVVMLYRRDEKTIIRNTTYEEYHEAVEEGVEFIFHSAVNAIVDENDVLKSLVVDKFELVPDPDGGRPQLVKIEGASFDMECDYLIPAVSQSADLDLLPEEWEIEMTSWATIKTNGKDYMTSHKGIFASGDCEYGPMTIVNAVGQAKRAASVIARYVQNGEITLTDEEVMEDQLRKMRVYDKNEKVTGWLPGLPRQHSEVVDVDIRKVNNMEVNFGFTQEQAISEAERCMRCYYIAMVAN, encoded by the coding sequence TTGAGTAAAGTCTATTTCTCCACGTGGAAATCGGAGCAGATCAATAATATCGGCAAATCCGAAGCGGCGTGGGAAGAGAGTGCGTACAAGCTGCCGATGCAGTACAACGAGCACAGCGATGCCAAGGCCTTTATCGGCTGGGACGGCGTGGCGCTGTACGATCCCGAGGTGGATGTTGTACGCCTGGCGACCGAGTATGCCGCGCAGTACCAGGTCTACTCCGAGGCGTGCGGGCGCTGTGCCCCCGGACGCTGGGGCGGACGGATCCTGTACGACCTGCTGGACAAGATCGCCCGGGGCGAAGGTGCGCTCAGTGATATGGATCACCTCAAAGAGGTTGCGCGCAATATGCAGCTCACCTCCAAATGCGAGATCGGCAAAACCGTGCCGAACCCTCTCTTGGACCTGATGACGCATTTCGAAGCGGACTTCCTTGAGTGCATCGACGGGCAGAAGCCTTCAAAGCACTACAACGAGGAGGTCGGCTACATCGCCAAGATCACGGCGCCGTGTACGGATGCCTGTCCGGCGCACGTCGACATCCCGGCGTACATCGAGGGTGTCCGCGACCTCCGTTTCGACGACTCCCTGATGGCTACGCGCCAGACGATGCCGCTGGCACACACCTGCGGCCGCGTCTGTCCGCACCCGTGCGAGGACGAGTGCCGCCGTACGAACCTGGACGAACCGATCGCGATCATGGAGCTCAAGCGCCTCGGCGCCGATTACGAGACGGACCACGGTTTCGGCTTCTTCCACCCCTCAGAGCAGAAACCTGCCACGGGCAAGAAGGTCGCCGTTATCGGTGCGGGCCCTGCGGGCCTCACCACCGCCTATTACCTGGCCCTAGAAGGGGTGCACTGCGACGTCTACGAAGAGCTGCCGGTTCTCGGCGGCGAAGTCACCGTCGGCGTCCCGGAGTACCGCATGCCGTGGGACAAGTATGAAAAGGACATTGAGGCCGTCAAGGACCTCGGCGTCAACTTCATCACCAACAGCCGCGTGAGCGCGGAGATGATGCGTCGGTTCGAAGAGGAGTACGATGCGGTGATGGTCGCGACGGGTACGCGGATCTCCAAGAAGGTGCGCTGCGACAACGAGCGCCCGGAGATTACCGGCTACTGGGGAGCGATCGACTTCCTCGACCGCGTGAACCTTTACGTCAAGTTTGGGATCACCCTCACCGAGGAGCAGAAAAAAGAGTACGCCATCGACAAGGAGTACGTCGACCTGACGGGCAAAACCGTCGTCTGTGTCGGGGGCGGTTTCACCTCCATGGACGTCGTCCGCTGCTCCATCCGTGCCGGCGCGAAGCGTGTCGTCATGCTCTACCGCCGTGACGAGAAGACGATCATCCGCAACACGACCTACGAGGAGTACCACGAAGCGGTCGAAGAGGGTGTCGAGTTTATCTTCCACTCCGCGGTCAATGCGATCGTCGATGAGAACGATGTGCTCAAATCTCTCGTCGTCGACAAGTTCGAACTGGTCCCCGATCCCGACGGCGGCCGTCCGCAGCTCGTCAAGATCGAAGGTGCCTCTTTTGATATGGAGTGCGACTACCTGATCCCGGCAGTTTCGCAGAGCGCCGACCTCGACCTGCTCCCCGAAGAGTGGGAGATCGAGATGACCTCCTGGGCGACGATCAAGACGAACGGCAAGGACTACATGACATCACACAAAGGCATTTTTGCTTCCGGCGACTGCGAATACGGCCCGATGACCATCGTCAATGCCGTCGGGCAGGCGAAACGCGCCGCTTCCGTCATTGCCCGCTACGTCCAGAACGGCGAGATTACGCTCACCGACGAAGAGGTAATGGAAGACCAGCTGCGCAAAATGCGGGTCTACGACAAGAACGAAAAGGTCACCGGCTGGCTGCCGGGCCTGCCGCGCCAGCACAGTGAGGTCGTCGACGTCGATATCCGCAAAGTCAACAACATGGAAGTCAACTTCGGCTTCACGCAGGAGCAGGCGATCAGCGAGGCTGAACGCTGTATGCGCTGCTACTATATCGCGATGGTCGCGAACTAA
- a CDS encoding NADH-ubiquinone oxidoreductase subunit E family protein codes for MLRYDLRHLHNEFDGRMMEIMQTAPAGEVIIFLFEVGDFSPVQRSADLMKEQGYELLNSLKFNEVDWTLVVRK; via the coding sequence ATGTTACGTTACGACCTTAGACATCTGCATAATGAGTTTGATGGCCGCATGATGGAGATCATGCAAACGGCTCCTGCGGGCGAAGTGATCATCTTCCTGTTCGAAGTGGGTGACTTCTCGCCGGTACAGCGCAGTGCCGACCTGATGAAAGAGCAGGGATACGAACTGCTCAATTCGTTGAAATTCAACGAAGTCGACTGGACCCTGGTTGTCCGTAAATAA
- the nuoD gene encoding NADH dehydrogenase (quinone) subunit D — translation MQQTNRLRPFFENITFERDDNELVLNFGPQHPSAHGQLRLMLHLQQEQIVKAHPDVGYLHRGMEKMAENMIYNEFMPTTDRMDYIASSSNNYGFALAVEKLIGLEVPRRAKVIRMMLLEVNRLMSHLFWLATTALDIGAMTVFLYAFREREYLMDLVEDYCGARLTHAAIRIGGVPLDIPDNFLGDLKKFLDKLPQNIKDYEDLLDQNRIWKMRMENVGTISTEMALSWGCTGPMLRASGVQWDIRKEEPYELYDEVEFNVPWSDKGDNYARYKIYMAEMRESAKILYQTIDMYEETVKNNQTELMAHAPQYISAPKLDIMTQNYALMQHFVLVTQGMRPPVGEVYVPTESPKGELGYFINSQGGAYPYRLKLRAPSFWHTGILTDLLPGHYIPDVVSIIGTTNIVFGEVDR, via the coding sequence ATGCAACAGACGAACCGATTACGACCGTTTTTTGAAAACATCACCTTTGAGCGTGACGACAACGAACTCGTGCTCAACTTCGGACCGCAGCACCCCTCCGCACACGGACAGCTGCGCCTGATGCTGCACCTCCAGCAAGAGCAGATTGTCAAGGCCCACCCGGATGTCGGCTACCTGCACCGCGGGATGGAGAAGATGGCGGAGAACATGATCTACAACGAGTTCATGCCAACCACTGACCGTATGGACTATATCGCGTCCTCTTCCAACAACTACGGCTTCGCCCTGGCGGTTGAGAAACTGATCGGCCTCGAAGTGCCGCGCCGCGCGAAAGTCATCCGTATGATGCTGCTTGAGGTCAACCGCCTGATGTCGCACCTCTTCTGGCTGGCGACGACGGCGCTGGACATCGGGGCGATGACGGTCTTCCTCTACGCCTTCCGCGAACGCGAATACCTGATGGACCTCGTCGAGGATTACTGCGGGGCGCGCCTGACGCACGCGGCGATCCGCATCGGCGGCGTGCCGCTCGACATTCCGGACAACTTCCTGGGCGACCTGAAGAAGTTCCTGGACAAACTGCCGCAGAACATCAAAGACTACGAGGACCTGCTCGACCAGAACCGTATCTGGAAGATGCGTATGGAAAACGTCGGGACGATCTCGACGGAGATGGCCCTCTCCTGGGGCTGTACGGGACCGATGCTGCGCGCTTCGGGCGTCCAGTGGGATATCCGTAAAGAGGAGCCGTACGAACTTTACGACGAAGTCGAGTTCAACGTCCCGTGGTCCGACAAAGGCGACAACTACGCGCGCTACAAGATCTACATGGCCGAGATGCGCGAATCCGCGAAGATCCTCTACCAGACGATCGACATGTACGAAGAGACGGTCAAGAACAACCAGACCGAACTGATGGCCCACGCGCCGCAGTACATCTCCGCGCCGAAGCTCGACATCATGACGCAGAACTACGCGCTGATGCAGCACTTCGTCCTCGTCACGCAGGGGATGCGCCCGCCGGTCGGCGAGGTGTACGTCCCGACCGAGTCTCCGAAGGGAGAGCTGGGCTACTTCATCAACAGCCAGGGCGGCGCATACCCGTACCGCCTGAAACTGCGCGCGCCGTCGTTCTGGCACACGGGGATCCTCACCGATCTTCTCCCGGGCCACTACATCCCGGACGTCGTCTCCATCATCGGAACGACCAATATCGTCTTCGGCGAAGTCGACCGTTAA
- a CDS encoding NADH-quinone oxidoreductase subunit C gives MRRYTPKDDVQAKPYYTDRYWVAPQVAKSDVSEDEIFAADLEAIKAKFDVSEAYIQVEQMVVYIKPEDNYGVLELLRDALGYTQLSELSAIDWLAEKGQFEVFYQMLSMSKRKRLRIKMFIDETEAVNSVEKLFRSADWSEREMYDMFGIKLNNHPFPKRILMPDDWEGFPLRKTYPLQGDEFAAWYEVDKIFGKEYRDVIGPELRDPAEVNRYDTTRFARLGYEVPKGTDISGGETKRGLELQEDGGVFMISKFHEEKSVVIEDRDR, from the coding sequence ATGAGACGCTATACCCCGAAAGACGACGTACAGGCTAAGCCTTACTATACGGACCGTTACTGGGTCGCACCGCAGGTCGCCAAAAGCGACGTCAGCGAAGATGAGATCTTCGCGGCGGACCTCGAAGCGATCAAGGCTAAATTCGACGTCAGCGAGGCCTATATTCAGGTCGAGCAGATGGTCGTCTACATCAAGCCCGAGGACAACTACGGCGTGCTCGAACTGCTGCGCGATGCGCTGGGCTATACCCAGCTCTCCGAGCTGAGCGCCATCGACTGGCTGGCGGAAAAGGGGCAGTTCGAGGTCTTCTACCAGATGCTGAGCATGTCCAAGCGCAAGCGCCTGCGCATCAAGATGTTCATCGACGAGACCGAAGCGGTCAACAGCGTCGAGAAGCTCTTCCGCAGCGCTGACTGGAGCGAGCGCGAGATGTACGACATGTTCGGCATCAAGCTCAATAACCACCCGTTCCCGAAACGCATCCTGATGCCGGACGACTGGGAAGGGTTCCCGCTGCGCAAGACCTACCCGCTGCAGGGCGATGAGTTCGCGGCATGGTACGAAGTCGATAAGATCTTCGGCAAAGAGTACCGCGACGTCATCGGGCCGGAACTGCGCGACCCGGCGGAAGTCAACCGCTACGATACGACGCGTTTCGCCCGCCTCGGCTACGAAGTGCCGAAAGGGACGGATATCTCCGGTGGCGAAACGAAACGGGGCCTCGAACTCCAAGAAGATGGCGGCGTCTTCATGATTTCGAAATTCCACGAAGAAAAATCTGTCGTTATTGAAGACAGAGACAGATAA
- a CDS encoding NuoB/complex I 20 kDa subunit family protein: protein MAQHQVNFMQDGGLPVALTTVDKVVNWGRSNSLWALTYGLACCGIEMMASGASRYDFDRFGTIFRASPRQSEVMIVAGTLTKKHAEFIRRLYDQMTEPKWVISMGSCANTGGMFNTYATVQGCDRVIPVDLYLPGCAPRPETLQYAVLMLQKKIRREKAIKAQKPKRLL from the coding sequence ATGGCACAACATCAAGTAAATTTCATGCAAGACGGCGGGCTTCCCGTCGCACTGACGACCGTCGACAAGGTGGTCAACTGGGGGCGCTCGAACTCGCTTTGGGCGCTGACATACGGTCTGGCCTGCTGCGGGATCGAAATGATGGCCTCAGGGGCGTCACGCTACGACTTCGACCGCTTCGGTACGATTTTTCGCGCGTCGCCGCGCCAGTCGGAAGTGATGATCGTCGCGGGAACGCTGACGAAGAAGCACGCGGAGTTTATCCGCCGTCTTTACGACCAGATGACAGAACCCAAATGGGTCATCTCCATGGGCTCCTGCGCGAATACGGGCGGGATGTTCAACACCTACGCCACCGTGCAGGGGTGTGACCGCGTTATTCCGGTTGACCTCTACCTGCCGGGCTGCGCGCCGCGTCCGGAGACGCTGCAGTACGCGGTCTTGATGCTGCAGAAGAAGATCCGCCGCGAAAAGGCGATCAAAGCTCAGAAACCGAAAAGGCTGCTGTAA
- a CDS encoding NAD(P)H-quinone oxidoreductase subunit 3 — protein MEHVGVAHPYFGVFILFVLTFGAFYGTTVLARWASRAMAAKDTEKIKLSIYECGPEVTKQPNRISPQFYLFALLFLLFDVEIVFMFPWAIDFKLLGWFGFAEMMLFILLLAIGFVYAWKKGALEWHNIK, from the coding sequence ATGGAACATGTAGGTGTTGCTCACCCCTATTTTGGGGTCTTTATCCTCTTCGTGCTGACCTTCGGTGCGTTCTACGGAACGACGGTCCTGGCGCGATGGGCCAGCCGCGCAATGGCGGCAAAAGATACGGAGAAGATCAAACTTTCCATCTACGAATGTGGACCGGAAGTGACCAAACAGCCCAACAGAATCTCGCCGCAGTTTTACCTGTTCGCGCTGCTGTTTTTGCTGTTTGACGTGGAGATCGTTTTCATGTTCCCGTGGGCAATTGACTTCAAACTGCTCGGTTGGTTCGGCTTTGCGGAGATGATGCTGTTCATCCTGCTGCTGGCCATCGGTTTCGTGTACGCTTGGAAGAAAGGAGCGCTTGAATGGCACAACATCAAGTAA
- a CDS encoding ATP-binding protein, protein MKYLVEFVERGEVEQSAIFAQLKCGVEEAKILQTMARRYITGQEDSGVLELLQELFGEEEYGYLAHLDQIKNLLELGWIAQQSFTPLKVSEACNLELLNTQVALSTPFLRLLELGSLEMTLPEIKPYEDHLEYLQDQFFRIELYQKIGTVRHQGNEQSLSIHRLQNKLEILEKRIGERIAQTTSEIALEKYLRTSELEGKEEVIFLALLKEEYSAGDNSLREMTALIDLISSDEYDRIRNRALLEEGSKLLTEEIIDYEEMLNPFGGIARAFYIVDEVLQNIMHPQKKKKVHKLKLDMLIKEQEIFELIDPVTSLDDVVLNPSTRRVLDNLMHQMDKRVVQRLVEWGVKNKKQGVDARIIFYGPPGTGKTMTAYSLSKSLKRQVLSFDCSKILSMYVGESEKNVRKIFDTYKELTEKTKTEPVLLLNEADQFLSARSSGTGSSAEQMHNQMQNIFLEQIESFKGILIATTNLLENIDSAFSRRFNYKIEFKRPDRAQRRTLWEKMLPVKAPYAEDFDIDKLAGYDLSGGQISLVIKNTAFNVATMEEPLFTLEAFVEEIEKEKRGTFDTEKAMGFLQG, encoded by the coding sequence GTGAAGTATCTGGTGGAGTTCGTCGAACGCGGGGAGGTGGAGCAGAGCGCCATCTTCGCCCAGCTCAAGTGCGGTGTCGAGGAGGCGAAGATCCTTCAGACGATGGCGCGCCGCTACATTACGGGGCAGGAGGACAGCGGGGTGCTGGAGCTGCTACAGGAGCTTTTCGGGGAGGAGGAGTACGGCTACCTCGCCCACCTCGATCAGATCAAGAACCTGCTGGAACTCGGCTGGATCGCCCAGCAGAGCTTCACGCCGCTCAAGGTCAGCGAGGCGTGCAACCTGGAGTTGCTCAATACGCAGGTTGCGCTGAGCACCCCGTTCCTGCGGCTGCTGGAACTGGGCTCGCTGGAGATGACGCTGCCCGAGATCAAACCCTACGAAGACCACCTGGAGTACCTCCAGGACCAGTTCTTCCGTATCGAGCTTTACCAGAAGATCGGCACGGTGCGCCACCAGGGCAACGAACAGTCCCTCTCCATCCACCGGCTGCAGAACAAGCTGGAGATCCTGGAGAAACGGATCGGAGAGCGGATCGCGCAGACGACGTCGGAGATCGCGCTGGAGAAGTACCTCCGTACCAGCGAGCTCGAAGGCAAAGAAGAGGTGATCTTCCTGGCCCTGCTCAAAGAGGAGTACAGCGCCGGCGACAACTCCCTGCGGGAGATGACGGCGCTGATCGACCTGATCAGCAGTGACGAATACGACCGCATCCGCAACCGCGCCCTGCTCGAAGAGGGCTCCAAGCTGCTCACCGAGGAGATCATCGACTACGAAGAGATGCTCAACCCTTTCGGCGGGATCGCCCGGGCCTTCTACATCGTCGATGAGGTGCTGCAGAACATCATGCACCCCCAGAAAAAGAAGAAGGTGCACAAGCTCAAACTCGACATGCTCATCAAGGAGCAGGAGATCTTCGAACTGATCGATCCGGTCACTTCCCTCGACGACGTTGTCCTGAACCCTTCGACGCGCCGGGTGCTCGACAATCTGATGCACCAGATGGATAAGCGGGTCGTGCAGCGGCTTGTGGAGTGGGGGGTTAAGAACAAGAAGCAGGGCGTCGATGCCCGCATCATCTTCTACGGCCCCCCGGGCACCGGTAAGACGATGACGGCCTACTCCCTCTCGAAGTCGCTCAAGCGCCAGGTACTCAGCTTCGACTGCTCGAAGATTCTCTCCATGTACGTCGGCGAGAGCGAGAAGAACGTGCGAAAGATCTTCGATACCTACAAGGAACTGACGGAGAAGACGAAGACGGAACCGGTTCTGCTGCTCAACGAAGCCGACCAGTTTCTAAGCGCGCGCTCCTCCGGCACGGGCAGCAGCGCCGAACAGATGCACAACCAGATGCAGAACATCTTTCTCGAGCAGATTGAAAGCTTCAAGGGGATTCTGATCGCGACGACAAACTTGCTGGAGAACATCGACAGCGCCTTTTCGCGCCGCTTCAACTACAAGATCGAGTTCAAGCGCCCCGACCGAGCACAGCGCCGTACGCTCTGGGAGAAGATGTTGCCTGTGAAAGCGCCCTATGCAGAAGATTTCGATATCGATAAACTCGCCGGGTACGATCTCAGCGGCGGGCAGATCAGCCTCGTCATCAAGAATACGGCCTTCAACGTCGCGACGATGGAGGAGCCTCTTTTTACCCTGGAGGCCTTCGTCGAGGAGATCGAAAAAGAGAAACGGGGTACCTTCGATACGGAAAAAGCGATGGGATTCCTGCAGGGGTGA
- a CDS encoding OmpP1/FadL family transporter, translating into MKRALLLATAATALTAGGYRIPENSINSLALAAAYAANANGADATYYNPANMVFDDAVQKAEAALTYIGLTGVHFNGSAPQAGVVGTDTSGSDAERENFFVPTLHYVSPAFGDWRFGASMLSPGGLSKRWNDQPARSYAWEVTVQTIEFNPTVAYRITPELSVGGGLRALYVQGVVKSGSIGSRDMAGDGFAFGYNLALSYRPTEALKLAATYRSGIEFNIEGDAKLYFPDDGAYNGTLLYDTGGSVSLPLPAVLQVAAAYTFNEGSAQSTTVEFVYEKDYWSAFKDLDFDYDTDIGALAMYFDDPIPKNWKDTNVYRLGVTQGLDAWTLMAGIAIDETPIPEKTLNFELPDANAIIFSAGARYHLDDAWNLGGGILYDHKEDRRIDGTVNDNNIDGTFTNTAAILVTLGAEYRF; encoded by the coding sequence ATGAAGAGAGCGCTTCTGTTGGCGACGGCAGCTACGGCATTGACGGCCGGGGGATACCGCATTCCCGAAAACTCAATCAACAGCCTGGCATTGGCCGCGGCCTATGCCGCCAACGCCAACGGGGCGGATGCGACCTACTATAATCCGGCGAATATGGTCTTTGACGATGCCGTGCAGAAGGCGGAGGCAGCCCTGACCTATATCGGCCTGACCGGGGTGCACTTCAACGGCTCTGCGCCCCAGGCGGGGGTCGTCGGCACGGATACGAGCGGCTCCGATGCGGAACGCGAGAACTTCTTCGTCCCGACGCTGCACTATGTCTCTCCGGCCTTCGGCGACTGGCGCTTCGGTGCCTCCATGCTCTCGCCGGGCGGGCTCTCCAAGCGCTGGAACGACCAGCCGGCGCGAAGCTACGCCTGGGAGGTGACCGTGCAGACGATCGAGTTCAATCCGACGGTGGCCTACCGCATCACGCCGGAACTCTCCGTCGGGGGCGGCCTGCGGGCGCTCTACGTGCAGGGCGTCGTGAAAAGCGGTTCCATCGGTTCGCGGGACATGGCGGGCGACGGGTTCGCGTTCGGGTACAACCTGGCGCTGAGCTACCGTCCGACGGAGGCGCTCAAACTCGCGGCGACCTACCGCAGCGGCATCGAATTCAATATCGAAGGGGATGCGAAACTCTACTTCCCCGACGACGGCGCCTATAACGGTACCCTGCTTTACGACACCGGAGGTTCGGTCAGCCTGCCGCTGCCGGCGGTGCTGCAGGTGGCCGCGGCATACACCTTCAATGAAGGGAGTGCACAGTCAACGACGGTCGAATTCGTGTATGAAAAAGATTACTGGTCCGCCTTCAAGGACCTGGATTTTGATTACGACACCGACATCGGGGCGCTGGCCATGTACTTCGATGACCCGATCCCGAAGAACTGGAAGGATACGAACGTCTACCGCCTGGGCGTCACCCAGGGGCTGGACGCGTGGACGCTGATGGCGGGCATCGCAATCGACGAGACCCCGATTCCCGAGAAGACGCTCAATTTCGAGCTGCCCGATGCCAATGCCATCATCTTCTCCGCCGGGGCGCGCTACCACCTGGACGACGCGTGGAACCTCGGCGGCGGCATCCTCTATGACCACAAAGAGGATCGCAGAATCGACGGCACCGTCAACGACAACAATATCGACGGGACCTTCACGAATACGGCCGCTATCCTGGTGACACTGGGCGCGGAGTACCGTTTCTAG